The Breoghania sp. genome has a segment encoding these proteins:
- a CDS encoding molybdopterin cofactor-binding domain-containing protein, which translates to MALVDVETDGAVTFHLNGTQVTVTASPMERLSHALRERAQAKDVKVGCDAGDCGACTVLVDGLPVCACTTALGQVEGARIETQAGLVANDATGKALAAAFQRNQAAQCGICTPGMMVAAIALLRETPEPTEQEVRDALGGVLCRCTGYRKIINAVMDAGGTGGVAPGGVGTAMARIDGLAKVSGTERFGDDVAPAGALVVRVIRSPYHRAAFEFGDLEAYRLANGLDLIMRASDVPGKNCFGVIPGFEDQPMFADHETRFKGEAVAAIVGDADLVSRLDPAVFPVTWTALPHALVPDEATDVPDLHESRADNVMCRGFVKRGDPEAAMPGAAVVVEGAFSTGFIEHGYIEPEAGYAARCGDRLEVHCCTQAPFMNRDGISGLLGLAAEDVRIVPTAVGGGFGSKLDLTAQPYVALAAWLTGKPVRITYSRGESIATSTKRHPSRISMKIGADADGRIVAVEFDGTFNTGAYASWGPTVANRVPIHASGPYRTPNYVARSVGIHTNTAPAGAFRGFGVPQSALAQEPLYDELALKLGMDRLEFRRRNALQNGDPTVTGQVFNQGMGIAECFDALREHWARALAEAEAFNMSAKGAVRRGVGVAGGWYGCGNTSMSNPSTIRAGLTRAGELVLHQGAIDIGQGSNTVITQIFATALGLPVAALRLVGPDTDVTPDAGKTSASRQTFITGNAARLCGEALRARILRLGNVSENATLELSGGTIIARDAAGERVIDLAALSPDNDTYVLEAVESYDPPTSPLDENGQGDPYAVFGTTAQMVELEVDTALGTVKLLRIVAAHDVGKAINPLLVEGQVHGGVAQGIGLALMEEFLPGRTENLHDYLIPTIGDVPEIETLILETGDEHGPYGAKGLGEHCLIPTAPAIINAIADACGVRLRHMPATPDKVLAAIRAAKAAH; encoded by the coding sequence ATGGCTCTGGTCGACGTTGAAACCGACGGTGCGGTGACCTTTCATCTGAACGGGACGCAGGTCACTGTCACCGCTTCGCCCATGGAGCGGTTGTCCCACGCCTTGCGTGAGAGGGCGCAGGCGAAGGACGTCAAGGTCGGCTGCGATGCCGGCGACTGTGGGGCCTGCACGGTGCTGGTCGATGGCCTTCCCGTCTGCGCCTGCACCACCGCGCTTGGTCAGGTGGAAGGCGCGCGCATCGAAACGCAGGCCGGGCTTGTCGCCAATGATGCGACGGGCAAGGCGCTTGCGGCCGCTTTTCAGCGCAATCAGGCCGCCCAATGCGGCATCTGTACGCCGGGCATGATGGTGGCGGCGATTGCGCTTCTGCGTGAGACGCCGGAGCCCACAGAGCAAGAGGTTCGCGATGCGCTTGGCGGGGTTCTCTGCCGGTGCACCGGCTATCGCAAGATCATCAATGCGGTGATGGACGCGGGCGGCACGGGCGGGGTTGCGCCGGGCGGCGTCGGGACGGCGATGGCGCGGATCGACGGGCTTGCCAAGGTTTCGGGCACGGAGCGGTTCGGCGACGATGTCGCGCCCGCTGGCGCGCTGGTCGTGCGCGTCATTCGCAGTCCGTATCACCGCGCGGCTTTCGAATTTGGCGATCTGGAAGCCTACCGCCTGGCCAATGGCCTCGATCTGATCATGAGGGCGAGCGATGTGCCGGGAAAGAACTGTTTCGGTGTGATTCCGGGTTTTGAGGATCAGCCAATGTTTGCGGACCATGAGACCCGCTTCAAGGGTGAGGCGGTGGCGGCCATTGTCGGTGACGCCGATCTCGTCAGCAGACTGGATCCGGCCGTCTTCCCCGTGACATGGACCGCGCTCCCCCATGCGCTGGTGCCGGACGAGGCAACAGACGTTCCGGATCTGCACGAAAGCCGCGCGGACAACGTCATGTGTCGCGGCTTCGTCAAGCGCGGCGATCCTGAGGCCGCCATGCCGGGGGCTGCGGTGGTCGTGGAAGGAGCTTTCTCCACCGGCTTCATCGAGCATGGCTATATCGAACCGGAAGCGGGCTATGCCGCGCGTTGCGGTGACCGGCTGGAGGTTCATTGCTGCACGCAGGCGCCCTTCATGAACCGCGACGGGATCTCCGGGCTTCTGGGGCTTGCGGCAGAAGATGTGCGCATCGTGCCGACTGCGGTCGGCGGCGGGTTCGGCTCCAAGCTCGATCTGACCGCCCAGCCCTATGTGGCGCTGGCGGCCTGGCTGACGGGTAAGCCCGTGCGCATCACCTATTCGCGCGGCGAATCCATCGCCACCTCCACCAAGCGGCATCCTTCCCGGATTTCCATGAAGATCGGTGCGGATGCGGACGGGAGGATCGTGGCGGTCGAATTCGACGGCACCTTCAACACCGGGGCCTATGCCAGCTGGGGGCCGACGGTCGCCAACCGTGTGCCGATCCATGCGAGCGGTCCCTACCGCACGCCAAACTACGTCGCCCGCAGTGTGGGCATTCACACCAATACCGCGCCTGCCGGGGCGTTTCGCGGGTTCGGCGTTCCGCAATCGGCGCTGGCGCAGGAGCCGCTTTACGACGAGCTTGCCCTGAAGCTTGGCATGGACCGGCTGGAATTCCGTCGCAGGAACGCACTTCAAAACGGCGACCCGACGGTGACCGGGCAGGTTTTCAATCAGGGCATGGGGATCGCCGAGTGCTTTGACGCGCTTCGCGAGCACTGGGCCCGCGCGCTTGCCGAGGCGGAGGCCTTCAATATGTCTGCCAAGGGGGCGGTGCGCCGCGGCGTCGGTGTTGCGGGCGGCTGGTATGGCTGCGGCAATACCTCCATGTCGAACCCGTCCACGATCCGTGCCGGGCTCACCCGCGCGGGCGAGCTGGTGCTGCATCAGGGCGCCATCGATATCGGGCAGGGCTCCAACACGGTCATCACCCAGATCTTCGCGACCGCGCTCGGTCTGCCCGTCGCGGCGCTCCGGCTTGTCGGGCCGGACACGGATGTGACGCCGGATGCGGGCAAGACATCGGCCAGCCGCCAGACCTTCATTACCGGCAATGCGGCGCGGCTTTGCGGCGAGGCGCTGCGCGCCCGCATCCTGCGGCTCGGCAATGTTTCCGAAAATGCAACGCTTGAGCTTTCCGGCGGCACGATCATCGCACGCGATGCGGCGGGCGAACGGGTGATCGATCTCGCCGCGCTCTCTCCCGACAACGATACATATGTGCTGGAAGCGGTGGAGAGTTACGACCCGCCGACCTCGCCGCTCGATGAAAACGGGCAGGGCGATCCTTACGCGGTTTTCGGCACGACGGCACAGATGGTAGAGCTTGAGGTCGACACTGCGCTGGGTACCGTGAAGCTTCTGCGCATCGTCGCCGCCCATGACGTCGGCAAGGCGATCAATCCCCTGCTGGTGGAAGGTCAGGTTCATGGCGGGGTGGCGCAGGGCATCGGGCTGGCGCTGATGGAAGAGTTTCTTCCCGGTCGCACCGAGAACCTGCACGACTACCTGATCCCGACCATCGGCGACGTGCCAGAAATCGAGACGCTGATCCTTGAGACCGGCGACGAGCACGGACCCTATGGGGCCAAGGGGTTGGGCGAGCACTGCCTGATCCCGACCGCGCCCGCCATCATCAACGCCATCGCCGATGCCTGCGGGGTGAGGCTTCGCCACATGCCCGCAACGCCCGACAAGGTGCTGGCCGCGATCCGCGCCGCAAAGGCAGCTCACTGA
- a CDS encoding hydantoinase B/oxoprolinase family protein: MSLDPITLSVIQSGLQQVCDEMDLSFSRAAFSPVIAEANDRSDGIYSARDGSLIAQGAGGLPVFVGTMQYSTRTLIEMIAQGSVAAPEPGDIYIVNDPYLGGTHLMDVRFAMPFYRNGEIFCWLSNTGHWPDTGGAVPGGFSASATSVEQEGLRLPPVRLFKKGVLDTEIYSIICSNIRVSEQRIGDVKAQAAALLVGEKRLGRILDRYGDDVVAEAIDELRRRAADQMRANIRLIPEGTYRSTAYVDSDGVVDEPLEIRLAITAKDGELVFDFEGSSKPCIGPMNSVLATTLSSVYLAMRHIFPDVPISAGAFEPLNVKTPEGTFLDAHYPRPVSGCAAEVSQRIAEAVFAALVEALPDRVTAAPAGSSGNFALGGHDPDRGRGFVMYQISGGGYGGNSDHDGLTNGCSTIGISKAPPVEIMEQQFPVLYHRYALREGSGGAGAHRGGFGLDYEIELRRGHATASFVMDHGRFGPQGALGGRDGMPNSVTVYQDGEALVPAHLSKAQDIPMKPGDRVRVGTPGGGGYGDPLDRDPALVGEDVRLERYTAQAAAELFGVVVSSAGEVSADETAELRKALRKDRVAGAV, encoded by the coding sequence ATGAGCCTCGATCCGATCACTCTCAGCGTCATCCAGTCGGGCCTGCAGCAGGTTTGCGACGAGATGGACCTGAGCTTCTCGCGCGCTGCGTTCTCCCCCGTCATCGCGGAGGCGAACGACCGGTCCGACGGTATCTACTCCGCGCGCGACGGCTCGCTGATCGCACAAGGCGCGGGCGGTCTGCCGGTCTTTGTCGGCACGATGCAATATTCCACCCGCACGCTGATCGAGATGATCGCGCAAGGTTCCGTGGCTGCTCCCGAGCCCGGCGATATCTATATCGTCAACGATCCTTATCTGGGCGGCACGCACCTGATGGATGTGCGCTTCGCCATGCCGTTCTATCGAAACGGCGAGATCTTCTGCTGGCTCTCCAACACCGGCCACTGGCCGGATACGGGCGGCGCGGTGCCGGGTGGGTTTTCGGCGTCCGCGACCTCGGTGGAACAGGAAGGCTTGCGGCTTCCTCCGGTGCGTCTCTTCAAGAAGGGTGTGCTGGATACGGAAATCTATTCGATCATCTGTTCCAACATCCGCGTTTCCGAGCAGCGCATCGGCGATGTGAAGGCGCAGGCGGCGGCCCTTCTCGTGGGCGAGAAGCGTCTGGGGCGCATTCTCGACCGTTACGGCGATGACGTGGTGGCGGAGGCCATCGATGAATTGCGCCGCCGGGCTGCGGATCAGATGCGGGCGAATATCCGCCTCATCCCCGAAGGCACCTATCGCTCAACGGCCTATGTCGACAGTGACGGCGTGGTCGATGAGCCGCTGGAAATCCGTCTGGCGATTACCGCCAAGGACGGCGAACTTGTCTTTGATTTCGAAGGGTCCTCCAAGCCCTGCATCGGGCCGATGAACTCGGTTCTGGCGACGACGCTGTCCTCCGTTTATCTCGCCATGCGCCACATCTTTCCCGATGTGCCGATCAGCGCGGGCGCGTTTGAACCGCTCAACGTGAAGACGCCGGAAGGCACCTTTCTCGATGCCCATTATCCGCGCCCCGTCTCAGGCTGCGCGGCTGAGGTTTCGCAACGCATCGCGGAAGCTGTCTTCGCCGCGCTTGTCGAGGCGCTGCCCGACCGGGTGACAGCGGCGCCTGCAGGAAGTTCCGGCAATTTCGCGCTGGGCGGGCACGATCCGGACCGTGGGCGCGGCTTTGTCATGTACCAGATTTCCGGCGGCGGCTATGGGGGCAACAGCGACCATGACGGGCTGACGAATGGTTGCTCGACCATCGGTATCTCCAAGGCCCCGCCGGTGGAAATCATGGAGCAGCAGTTTCCCGTTCTCTATCACCGCTATGCGCTGCGCGAGGGATCGGGCGGGGCCGGGGCCCATCGTGGCGGCTTCGGGCTCGATTACGAGATCGAGTTGCGCCGCGGTCATGCCACCGCGAGCTTTGTCATGGATCATGGGCGCTTCGGGCCGCAAGGCGCGCTCGGTGGCAGGGACGGCATGCCGAACTCCGTGACCGTCTATCAGGATGGCGAGGCCCTCGTGCCCGCACATCTTTCAAAGGCACAGGATATCCCGATGAAACCGGGAGACCGGGTGCGGGTCGGCACACCGGGCGGCGGCGGATATGGCGATCCACTGGACCGGGACCCGGCGCTGGTGGGCGAAGACGTGCGGTTGGAGCGCTACACGGCACAGGCCGCGGCAGAGCTTTTCGGCGTTGTGGTGAGCTCCGCGGGCGAAGTCTCGGCGGACGAGACCGCGGAGCTTCGCAAGGCCTTGCGCAAGGACCGTGTCGCGGGCGCTGTCTGA
- a CDS encoding hydantoinase/oxoprolinase family protein, with translation MSASPLAAPADPAAPNAAQRQSLVAGVDVGGTFTDLVLFDAAARSVRLAKTPTTLDNQAFGVLKALHIAEADLAALDLIVHGTTTTTNAVLERNLCKTGLITTAGFRDVLELGRRTRPHPYGMKGRFVPIIPRDLRLEVAERYDADGRELVPLDEEGLRAALKALIDQGCEALVIHFLHAYANPAHELRAGEIAAEIWPNENITLGHALLSESREFERGVTAAINASVQPLLRRYVERLADQLAEEGYRHDVLVMNGNGGMVSARRVAIEAAKTVMSGPASGVMAAATTGRRAGIANLLTYDMGGTSTDVALIRNAEPAVSNEIEIEYAMPIHVPMVDVRTVGAGGGSIARVTEAGLLQVGPESAGSTPGPICYGRGGTKPTISDANLLLGRMNPDKLNSVSGMVSLGDIEAIFGEKLGQPLGVDATMAAAAVLRIANTRMADAVRMVSVSLGEDPRDFALFAFGGAGPLHATAIARELGVPRVLVPARPGITNALGCVVADLRHDFVNTVNRPLGVLDIEMVHALFDQQLAEGRALIARENVRIDEVKVIRSLDMQFIGQTHLLRVPIETDRPTVDDLQRLFEEAYFNRFHVELPEIKASLVNVNTSVIGRREEIDLSLLIDPAGRKAKLDDARTGSRKVWFGEFMDTPVYWRDHLPLDAEIEGPAIVEQMDTTIVIEPGDKAVQDADGNIIITLAAAAWGDDA, from the coding sequence ATGAGCGCGTCGCCCCTGGCCGCCCCTGCCGATCCCGCCGCCCCGAATGCCGCCCAGCGCCAGTCGCTGGTGGCCGGTGTCGATGTGGGGGGAACCTTCACCGATCTGGTCCTGTTCGATGCGGCCGCGCGCAGCGTGCGTCTGGCGAAAACGCCGACGACGCTCGACAATCAGGCTTTCGGCGTCCTCAAGGCGCTGCATATCGCGGAGGCCGATCTCGCTGCCCTCGATCTCATCGTTCACGGCACGACCACGACGACCAATGCGGTTCTGGAACGCAATCTCTGCAAGACGGGGCTGATCACCACGGCGGGCTTCCGCGATGTGCTGGAGCTTGGCCGGCGCACCCGGCCCCATCCATACGGTATGAAAGGCCGCTTCGTGCCGATCATCCCGCGCGATCTGCGCCTGGAAGTGGCCGAGCGTTACGACGCCGATGGCCGTGAACTCGTGCCGCTCGACGAGGAGGGCTTGCGGGCTGCCTTGAAGGCGCTCATCGATCAGGGCTGCGAGGCACTGGTCATCCACTTTCTCCATGCCTATGCCAACCCGGCCCATGAGCTTCGCGCGGGCGAGATCGCCGCGGAGATCTGGCCGAACGAGAACATCACGCTTGGCCATGCGCTTTTGTCCGAAAGTCGCGAATTCGAACGTGGGGTGACGGCGGCGATCAATGCCTCCGTGCAGCCGCTGCTGCGCCGTTATGTGGAGCGGCTTGCCGATCAGCTGGCCGAAGAGGGCTATCGCCACGATGTTCTGGTGATGAACGGCAATGGCGGCATGGTGTCGGCGCGGCGCGTCGCCATCGAGGCGGCGAAGACGGTGATGTCCGGGCCCGCCTCCGGCGTCATGGCGGCGGCGACCACGGGCCGGCGGGCAGGGATCGCGAACCTGCTGACCTATGACATGGGCGGCACCTCCACCGACGTGGCGCTTATCCGCAACGCGGAGCCTGCCGTCTCGAATGAGATCGAGATCGAATATGCCATGCCGATCCATGTTCCCATGGTGGATGTGCGCACGGTTGGTGCCGGTGGCGGGTCGATTGCGCGGGTGACCGAGGCCGGGCTTCTTCAGGTCGGGCCGGAAAGTGCGGGCTCCACGCCTGGGCCGATCTGCTATGGACGCGGTGGCACGAAGCCGACCATATCCGACGCCAATCTGCTGCTCGGGCGGATGAACCCGGACAAGCTCAATTCGGTCTCCGGCATGGTGTCGCTTGGCGATATCGAGGCGATCTTCGGCGAAAAACTGGGGCAGCCGCTGGGCGTGGATGCAACCATGGCGGCGGCGGCCGTGCTGCGCATCGCCAATACGCGCATGGCGGATGCGGTGCGCATGGTCTCGGTGAGCCTTGGCGAAGACCCCCGTGATTTCGCGCTCTTCGCCTTTGGCGGCGCAGGCCCGCTTCATGCCACGGCCATCGCGCGCGAACTGGGGGTGCCGCGTGTTCTCGTGCCCGCACGCCCCGGCATCACCAATGCGCTGGGCTGTGTGGTTGCAGATCTTCGCCACGACTTCGTCAACACGGTCAACAGGCCGCTTGGTGTTCTCGACATCGAGATGGTCCATGCGCTGTTCGACCAGCAACTGGCGGAGGGCCGGGCCCTGATCGCAAGGGAAAACGTGCGTATCGACGAGGTGAAGGTGATCCGTTCCCTCGACATGCAGTTCATCGGCCAGACCCACCTTCTGCGCGTTCCCATCGAGACCGATCGGCCCACGGTGGATGATCTTCAGCGGCTCTTCGAGGAGGCCTATTTCAACCGCTTCCATGTGGAGCTTCCGGAAATCAAGGCGAGCCTCGTCAATGTGAATACCTCCGTCATCGGGCGGCGCGAGGAGATCGATCTTTCGCTGCTCATCGATCCGGCGGGCCGCAAGGCGAAGCTGGACGACGCGCGGACCGGATCTCGCAAGGTGTGGTTCGGTGAGTTCATGGATACGCCGGTCTACTGGCGCGATCACCTGCCGCTCGATGCCGAGATCGAAGGCCCGGCCATCGTGGAGCAAATGGACACAACGATCGTCATCGAGCCGGGAGACAAGGCCGTTCAGGATGCAGACGGCAATATCATCATCACGCTTGCGGCCGCCGCATGGGGAGACGACGCATGA
- a CDS encoding TAXI family TRAP transporter solute-binding subunit has product MFATVVAFALAGGAQAAEQQFISIGTGGVTGVYYPTGGAICRLVNKERKTHGIRCSAESTGGSVYNINTVRAGELEFGVAQSDWQYHAYHGTSKFADQGPFEKERAVFSVHAEPFTLIVRADSGIDSFQALKGHKVNVGNPGSGQRATVEVVMDAYGMKMDDFALAAELKGSEMAQALCDGKIDAMIYTIGHPAAAITEAATTCDVKLVSVAGETIDKLVADNPYYRVATIPGGTYKGTDEDVTTFGVGATFVSSADVSDDVVYTVVKAVFDNFEDFKKLHPAFANLKEKEMIKDGLSAPLHPGAIKYYKERGWM; this is encoded by the coding sequence ATGTTCGCGACCGTTGTCGCTTTTGCCCTTGCTGGCGGTGCGCAGGCCGCGGAACAGCAGTTCATCTCGATCGGCACCGGCGGTGTCACCGGCGTCTACTATCCCACCGGTGGCGCGATCTGTCGTCTGGTGAACAAGGAGCGCAAGACCCACGGCATCCGTTGTTCGGCGGAATCGACGGGTGGATCGGTCTACAATATCAACACCGTGCGCGCGGGTGAGCTGGAATTCGGCGTCGCTCAGTCCGATTGGCAGTACCATGCCTATCACGGCACCTCGAAGTTTGCCGATCAGGGCCCCTTCGAGAAAGAACGCGCCGTGTTCTCCGTGCATGCCGAACCGTTCACGCTGATCGTGCGTGCCGATAGTGGCATTGACAGCTTCCAGGCCCTGAAGGGGCACAAGGTCAATGTCGGCAATCCCGGTTCCGGCCAGCGCGCGACGGTGGAAGTCGTCATGGATGCCTATGGCATGAAGATGGACGATTTCGCGCTTGCGGCCGAGCTCAAGGGTTCGGAAATGGCCCAGGCCCTTTGCGACGGCAAGATCGATGCGATGATCTACACCATCGGTCACCCGGCCGCCGCCATCACCGAGGCCGCCACCACCTGTGACGTGAAGCTCGTGTCCGTTGCCGGCGAGACCATCGACAAGCTGGTTGCCGACAACCCCTATTACCGTGTCGCCACCATTCCCGGCGGCACCTACAAGGGCACGGATGAGGACGTCACCACCTTTGGTGTGGGCGCGACCTTCGTCAGCTCCGCCGATGTTTCCGACGATGTCGTCTACACGGTCGTGAAGGCCGTCTTCGACAACTTCGAGGACTTCAAGAAGCTCCACCCGGCCTTCGCGAACCTGAAGGAAAAGGAGATGATCAAGGACGGTCTCTCCGCGCCGCTGCACCCGGGTGCGATCAAGTACTACAAGGAACGCGGCTGGATGTAA
- a CDS encoding MurR/RpiR family transcriptional regulator: protein MGQTSYSAAELRARLSRVVEGGPRQLAAFAAWVLDNYQEVAFRSLRSTARAARVNQNSAVRLAKTLGYSGYDSFRSDIQSALREGVVPYSARARALTESAGGGTLQALRDASSTNMAAAFSPEMHVALTACAEALVKARRIYCIGVRSCYSVAHYFCYVGAMAFANVTHTPPDPGSILDMMSDVGEDDMVIAVSYAHYSCEVVRGVNIARDCGARIIAITDSMASPIARGAWHVVPLPMQGPHFMPSLSPAFAIIELLLAEMVLRSPGAEQRVHAFEERIKRFGGFLLMDEPISD from the coding sequence ATGGGTCAAACGTCATATTCCGCCGCAGAGCTTCGCGCGCGATTGAGCCGTGTCGTTGAGGGCGGGCCGCGCCAGCTCGCCGCTTTTGCGGCCTGGGTGCTCGACAACTATCAGGAAGTCGCGTTCCGCTCGCTGCGCTCCACCGCCCGGGCGGCCAGGGTGAACCAGAACTCCGCTGTCCGCCTCGCCAAGACGCTGGGTTATTCCGGATACGATTCGTTTCGCAGCGACATTCAATCCGCCCTGCGCGAAGGCGTTGTCCCCTATTCGGCCCGCGCCCGCGCACTGACCGAAAGCGCAGGTGGGGGCACCCTGCAAGCGCTCCGCGACGCCAGCAGCACCAACATGGCCGCGGCCTTTTCGCCCGAGATGCATGTCGCCCTGACGGCCTGCGCGGAGGCGCTTGTGAAGGCGCGCCGGATCTACTGCATCGGCGTCAGGAGCTGTTACTCCGTTGCCCATTACTTCTGCTATGTGGGCGCCATGGCCTTCGCCAATGTCACCCACACCCCGCCGGACCCCGGCTCGATCCTGGACATGATGTCGGATGTCGGCGAGGACGACATGGTGATCGCGGTCAGCTATGCCCACTATTCCTGCGAGGTGGTACGGGGCGTGAATATCGCGCGGGACTGCGGCGCGCGCATCATTGCCATCACCGACAGCATGGCCTCACCGATCGCCCGCGGCGCATGGCATGTGGTGCCCTTGCCGATGCAGGGTCCGCATTTCATGCCATCCCTTTCCCCCGCCTTCGCGATCATCGAATTGCTTCTTGCGGAAATGGTGTTGCGCTCCCCCGGAGCCGAGCAGCGCGTCCACGCCTTCGAGGAGCGGATCAAGCGGTTCGGCGGCTTTCTCCTGATGGACGAGCCGATCTCGGACTGA